A single genomic interval of Coccidioides posadasii str. Silveira chromosome 1, complete sequence harbors:
- a CDS encoding uncharacterized protein (EggNog:ENOG410PR3W~COG:S~BUSCO:15353at33183), translated as MFVLRPSDESKTPLPTAQPNILPCKIHHDGPTEVSQRHWSPITDADNPELATTYFRGRKLRGRRIALPEGYHGVVASPTEMTLKQPKKDTSRGSSRPDNPECNRNTNNDSDNDGNDGNDVDEGDDDDDVQPSPTILEAQGTFSNLIVWDHDKVPSTDDVFMKGIGEWIRFAEAMHSDINPIDSEKTS; from the exons ATGTTTGTCCTAAGACCATCAGACGAATCCAAAACTCCTCTCCCTACCGCCCAGCCAAATATCCTCCCCTGCAAAATCCATCACGACGGTCCTACGGAGGTCTCTCAAAGGCATTGGAGCCCAATAACGGATGCGGACAATCCAG AACTAGCAACTACATATTTTCGTGGTCGGAAACTTCGCGGCCGGCGAATTGCACTTCCAGAAGGGTATCATG GAGTCGTCGCCTCTCCAACAGAAATGACTCTAAAGCAACCTAAGAAAGATACGTCGCGCGGCTCGTCGAGACCTGACAACCCCGAATGCAACAGAAACACCAATAATGACAGTGATAACGATGGTAACGATGGTAACGATGTTGACGaaggtgatgatgatgatgatgttcaACCTTCTCCAACAATTCTTGAAGCCCAGGGAACATTTTCGAATCTTATTGTCTGGGATCATGACAAAGTACCTTCTACGGATGATGTTTTCATGAAGGGAATAGGCGAGTGGATACGGTTTGCTGAAGCG ATGCATTCGGATATCAATCCAATAGATTCGGAGAAAACATCCTAA
- a CDS encoding uncharacterized protein (BUSCO:361877at4751~EggNog:ENOG410PFAX~COG:O~BUSCO:9815at33183) yields MSGKSEAESLIPRFRIERLLNQDQNDRRISILGSIDDQPGVLIIERAAFVADIGSLKAFHAALGNVTNLGANDIYRWYMASSGQNHVNPPDLKLNLIWPCTEQHVLKYSAQNVRMVTETPEIYQKYVRPYMQEKRGNGRLNWVFNIIEGRKEQEDVLYRESDPEEGFLLLPDLNWDRKTIGTLRLLALVERRDIWSMRDLRKSHVVWLKQMRQKLLEAVVKVYPELDTDQLKLYIHYHPTYYHLHIHVVNVMLEAGTTQSTGKAFGLENLISQLDAMAGDADASMADVPVSFFLGESSELWTSIFGPLKRGETPNSGH; encoded by the exons ATGTCAGGCAAATCTGAGGCTGAAAGCTTGATTCCAAGGTTCAGGATCGAAAGACTCCTCAATCAAG ACCAAAATGACCGCCGGATTTCAATTTTAGGCTCTATTGATGACCAGCCTGGCGTCCTGATCATCGAGAGAGCAGCCTTCGTTGCAGATATCGGCTCCCTCAAGGCGTTCCATGCGGCATTGGGCAATGTCACAAACCTGGGCGCGAACGACATTTACCGCTGGTATATGGCCTCTTCAGGCCAAAACCACGTCAATCCACCAGACCTTAAGCTTAACCTGATATGGCCTTGTACCGAGCAACACGTTCTAAAATACTCTGCCCAGAACGTTCGGATGGTCACGGAGACCCCGGAAATATATCAAAAATATGTTAGGCCCTATATGCAGGAGAAACGGGGCAACGGTCGCCTGAACTGGGTCTTCAACATCATTGAAGGACGCAAGGAGCAGGAAGATGTGCTTTACCGGGAATCCGATCCTGAAGAGGGATTCCTACTTTTACCCGATCTTAACTGGGACAGGAAGACTATTGGCACATTACGCTTGCTGGCTCTAGTAGAGAGGAGAGATATCTGGAGCATGAGAGACTTGAGAAAATCTCATGTCGTTTGGTTGAAGCAAATGCGCCAGAAGCTTCTCGAGGCAGTTGTTAAAGTGTACCCTGAGCTCGACACCGATCAGCTCAAGCTTTACATTCATT ACCACCCGACTTACTATCACTTACACATTCATGTTGTGAATGTCATGCTTGAAGCCGGAACCACCCAGTCGACAGGGAAGGCCTTTGGGTTAGAAAACCTGATTTCTCAATTAGATGCAATGGCAGGAGATGCAGACGCAAGCATGGCAGACGTGCCCGTCTCCTTTTTCCTTGGAGAATCGAGCGAGTTATGGACGAGCATCTTTGGGCCTTTGAAACGAGGCGAAACGCCGAATTCTGGGCATTGA
- a CDS encoding uncharacterized protein (SECRETED:SignalP(1-20)~EggNog:ENOG410PIDS~COG:P~BUSCO:2629at33183), whose translation MKLSLVAGIALFSASGLTQTFQRLGGCPGLGCIFPPDQAEFLPGQYFDIRLEVHSPVNGSEARAGEPDPNFTFTVARKRRGSKPKKATDFFKVKEPQLETWNFSWYEDLFAKDAKKPSLVRVASKVYRRVALYQPGEYEATLTYYNGMKTTATWTVKDLSIFRRAKNVVLFIGDGMTTNMITAARLIAHRSVNGKYQTTMQMDKFPVLGHQMTHSMDSFITDSANSATALYTGHKTTVNALGVYVDSSKDPFDDPKVETIAEIFHRIYPDAGVGIVSTAHLSDATPAALAAHTRDRGQYEHVIDSYYQGLTNYSWTEWDGPDVLFGGGAENFLPGRSSYKGQDYYKLFKERGYSVSWNATSLAQAPNNTKALGVFSVGVMAKWLDRNVYRNNLLNQHNHPDGSDKDATDQPGLKEMTLKAIDILHNRSRKGKKGWFLMSEAASIDKQMHALDYDRALGELLELDDTIKATVNKLRALGELDDTLIIVTADHGHGFDVMGSVDTKYLNEKETDREKRNAVGTYFNSGLSQYTEQSDASLHYTEGVHFPAQWDPRYTLYQGVTANPDRRENFQVHKDGPRVPAIELPKGSDDYYVNYKDAVSGFVTNGTLPVADGQGVHSLTDVPVFAMGPCQEKFGGVYNSVDIFFRMAECLGLGRPRRYGQ comes from the exons ATGAAGCTTTCGTTGGTTGCGGGTATTGCCCTTTTCTCCGCATCCGGTCTAACTCAGACATTCCAACGCCTGGGTGGCTGTCCTGGCCTGGGTTGCATCTTCCCACCGGACCA GGCCGAATTCCTCCCCGGGCAGTATTTCGATATTCGACTGGAGGTCCACTCCCCTGTCAACGGTTCCGAGGCGCGTGCTGGGGAACCTGACCCGAACTTCACCTTCACCGTCGCCCGCAAACGTCGCGGAAGCAAACCCAAAAAGGCTACAGATTTTTTCAAGGTCAAGGAACCACAGCTAGAGACCTGGAACTTCTCCTGGTACGAAG ATCTTTTCGCCAAAGATGCAAAGAAGCCCTCGCTAGTTCGCGTTGCCTCGAAAGTGTATCGTAGAGTTGCCTTGTACCAACCCGGAGAATACGAAGCTACTTTAACCTACTACAATGGCATGAAGACCACTGCTACTTGGACAGTGAAAGATCTGTCCATATTCAGGAGGGCCAAGAATGTGGTCCTGTTCATTGGCGATGGAATGACCACGAACATGATCACCGCTGCACGCCTGATTGCCCACCGCTCCGTAAATGGAAAGTATCAGACAACAATGCAGATGGATAAATTCCCAGTGCTGGGCCACCAGATGACTCACTCCATGGACTCCTTCATCACGGACTCCGCAAATTCTGCCACAGCTCTGTATACCGGCCATAAGACCACGGTAAACGCGCTGGGCGTCTATGTTGATTCGTCGAAAGATCCGTTTGATGATCCAAAGGTCGAGACTATTGCGGAAATCTTCCATAGAATATATCCTGACGCTGGTGTCGGTATCGTGTCCACTGCACATTTAT CCGATGCTACACCTGCGGCACTGGCTGCTCATACTCGCGATCGAGGCCAATACGAACATGTGATTGACTCTTACTACCAAGGGTTAACCAATTACTCTTGGACAGAATGGGATGGGCCTGATGTTCTCTTTGGTGGTGGTGCCGAAAATTTCCTGCCTGGAAGGAGTTCATACAAAGGCCAGGATTACTACAAGCTCTTTAAAGAGCGTGGATACAGCGTCAGCTGGAACGCTACTTCCCTTGCCCAAGCTCCTAACAACACTAAGGCTCTAGGTGTGTTCTCGGTTGGTGTCATGGCGAAATGGCTCGATCGGAATGTGTACAGGAACAATTTGCTCAATCAACATAATCATCCTGATGGCTCTGACAAGGATGCCACTGACCAGCCCGGATTGAAGGAAATGACTCTTAAGGCAATCGATATCCTGCATAACCGCTCACGCAAAGGCAAGAAGGGCTGGTTCCTCATGTCCGAAGCCGCCAGTATTGATAAGCAGATGCATGCTCTGGACTACGATCGCGCCCTTGGAGAACTCCTCGAACTCGACGACACCATCAAGGCGACTGTCAATAAACTCCGTGCCCTCGGCGAACTTGATGACACTCTTATCATCGTCACTGCTGACCATGGGCATGGCTTTGATGTCATGGGTTCTGTTGACACCAAATACCTGAATGAGAAGGAAACCGATCGCGAGAAACGCAACGCCGTTGGAACATACTTCAACTCTGGATTATCGCAGTATACTGAGCAGAGCGATGCGTCTCTCCACTACACCGAGGGCGTACATTTCCCCGCCCAGTGGGATCCGCGATACACCCTCTATCAAGGCGTCACTGCCAATCCAGACCGTCGGGAAAACTTCCAGGTCCATAAGGATGGTCCAAGAGTACCTGCCATTGAGCTCCCGAAGGGTTCGGATGATTATTATGTGAACTATAAAGATGCTGTTTCTGGTTTCGTTACCAATGGAACTTTGCCTGTGGCCGATGGTCAGGGCGTTCATTCCTTGACTGACGTGCCAGTCTTCGCGATGGGACCGTGCCAGGAGAAATTTGGAG GCGTCTATAATTCCGTTGATATCTTCTTCCGCATGGCTGAATGTCTTGGTCTAGGGCGACCAAGACGCTATGGCCAATGA
- the REX4 gene encoding 3'-5' exonuclease (EggNog:ENOG410PK7W~COG:L~BUSCO:11078at33183) encodes MDLKDLSSNWKKLQATLKKSSTSTVSKRSASEQVRQNGVKRRRQSSSRHTHTNTSIEKRERVFKKRKMSSVTAEVADGVEKLAVDGDAKTKEPTIQLTGNGIGRERINEGLSATAEAGKYIAIDCEMVGVGPDPDRESALARVSIVNFAGDQVYDSFVRTKEEVTDWRSKVSGITPESMEHARSFEEVQKDVASLLDGRILIGHAVKNDLNALLLSHPKHDIRDTSLHPPYRKIAGGAKPRLKILAAELLGVQIQGAAHSSVEDARATMLLFQRDKESFERENAKRWPVRVRKDTDKDGAGTPKTKKPKKKRKKR; translated from the exons ATGGATCTAAAAGATCTATCTAGCAACTGGAAGAAGCTCCAGGCGACCCTGAAGAAAAGCAGCACCTCAACGGTCTCGAAACGCAGCGCCAGCGAACAAGTCCGGCAGAATGGAGTGAAGCGGAGAAGGCAGTCATCTTCCCGACATACACACACAAATACCAGTATAGAAAAGCGGGAACGGGTGTTTAAGAAGCGAAAGATGTCCAGTGTTACTGCGGAAGTCGCTGATGGCGTGGAGAAGCTTGCAGTCGACGGAGATGCGAAGACCAAGGAACCTACAATACAGTTGACAGGGAACGGCATTGGCCGTGAGCGTATTAATGAAGGGCTGTCAGCTAC TGCTGAAGCAGGAAAATACATAGCCATCGACTGCGAAATGGTGGGGGTCGGGCCAGATCCAGACCGCGAATCGGCGCTTGCACGCGTGAGCATAGTCAATTTCGCTGGAGATCAAGTCTATGATTCCTTCGTCCGAACCAAAGAGGAGGTAACAGATTGGCGCTCGAAAGTTAGCGGAATCACACCGGAGAGCATGGAGCATGCTAGAAGTTTTGAAGAAGTACAGAAAGATGTCGCGAGTTTACTGGATGGTCGTATTTTGATAGGCCACGCCGTGAAAAATGACCTAAACGCCCTGCTTCTGAGCCACCCAAAACATGATATCCGTGATACAAGTTTACATCCTCCGTACCGAAAAATCGCCGGGGGTGCTAAACCGCGACTGAAGATATTGGCGGCTGAATTGTTGGGGGTTCAAATACAAGGGGCAGCTCACTCAAGTGTTGAAGATGCTAGGGCAACAATGCTGCTGTTTCAGAGGGATAAGGAATCGTTTGAGAGGGAGAATGCGAAGAGATGGCCTGTCCGTGTGCGGAAGGATACTGATAAGGATGGGGCTGGTACCCCGAAAACGAAGAaaccaaagaagaagcgaAAGAAACGGTAA
- a CDS encoding uncharacterized protein (EggNog:ENOG410PQ9D~COG:K,T~BUSCO:7575at33183) yields the protein MLRVMERIPAVELEYRNKLADLVNDALRELRANHDTQGWCLPRAMRPGYLQDISGRKQDQDRQVGEPNLGKLYALKGFSLSDGHRSTREDASFSEDVPPLILSPGLNIIPTLNSIRSMTVKNTSSAPALLRIRNAQQTSSATNLWGQGKPTVEPAGLITFTIPPKAAFCLTHMSTQPVSFPSLLSFLPSDRKFDFVIMDPPWPNRSVSRSAHYKTIPTFSVLQRLINRILKAQLDPSGGIAAIWTTNNYKSRSAARQALKAAQLQPFEEWVWIKTTTSGYPVSPVRALWRLPYEVLILGRQRLPSSDGKLNHILRRRVIAAVPDVHSRKPNLKEMVEQLFFTSRDADGEQRYMKEYNALEVFARNLTAGWWSCGDEVLRFNWDGWWTNAGATEPV from the coding sequence ATGCTCAGAGTGATGGAGCGCATTCCGGCTGTTGAACTGGAATATCGTAACAAATTGGCAGACCTCGTTAATGACGCGTTACGGGAACTACGTGCTAATCATGACACTCAAGGATGGTGCCTCCCGCGAGCGATGCGGCCTGGCTACCTGCAGGACATTTCTGGGAGGAAACAGGACCAAGATCGTCAAGTCGGAGAGCCAAACTTGGGCAAATTGTATGCGTTAAAGGGGTTTAGTTTGAGTGATGGACATCGGAGCACCCGGGAAGATGCCTCATTCTCTGAGGATGTACCCCCGTTAATATTATCGCCTGGCTTGAATATAATTCCCACCTTGAACTCTATTCGGAGCATGACCGTGAAGAATACATCTTCTGCTCCTGCGCTTTTACGCATTCGAAATGCACAGCAGACATCCAGCGCCACCAACCTGTGGGGCCAGGGGAAGCCGACTGTCGAACCGGCAGGTTTGATAACGTTCACAATCCCACCAAAGGCAGCTTTTTGTCTTACACACATGTCAACTCAACCAGTCTCCTTTCCCAGCCTTCTTTCATTCCTTCCATCGGACAGAAAATTTGACTTCGTCATCATGGACCCTCCTTGGCCCAACCGCTCTGTTAGCCGTTCGGCTCACTACAAGACAATACCAACATTCTCTGTTCTTCAAAGGCTGATAAACCGGATTTTAAAAGCCCAACTCGACCCCTCGGGAGGGATTGCCGCGATCTGGACGACAAATAACTATAAATCTCGCTCTGCTGCTCGTCAAGCGCTCAAGGCAGCCCAGCTGCAACCCTTTGAGGAATGGGTTTGGATCAAGACGACGACCAGTGGTTACCCAGTTTCGCCTGTTCGTGCGCTGTGGAGACTGCCGTACGAGGTGTTGATTCTAGGGAGGCAACGCCTGCCCAGTAGTGATGGGAAACTGAATCATATACTGAGACGGAGAGTCATCGCCGCTGTGCCAGATGTTCACTCTCGGAAACCGAATCTCAAGGAAATGGTAGAGCAACTTTTCTTCACCTCGCGGGATGCGGATGGTGAGCAAAGATATATGAAAGAGTACAATGCTCTCGAGGTCTTTGCTCGAAATCTTACGGCGGGTTGGTGGTCCTGTGGTGATGAGGTACTGCGATTCAATTGGGATGGGTGGTGGACAAATGCCGGAGCCACTGAGCCTGTTTAG
- a CDS encoding uncharacterized protein (EggNog:ENOG410PFWH~COG:J~BUSCO:1062at33183), which translates to MAPSSRPDSHLNLSYLPTGQPRSGTSTGSSSPSELQAPGSMKSAFGGSNGLVSAGGSIGSARRTAGSPSHELSARIYSKRAREIQAQEGVTPNIWGPPTSGNSTPLRENIPESPGQDEFPDLIPLPETNIQSPARRTRADTVPSRFSPVGPLNGVNVQSSIISKTSRPTPSTSPFRPPGLETPRTSAPGSGVLLSRLRAGSMPQRTTVLGNSNPFGPSLFSTNWASGRDRATTLTSIRSSEGPTSPSQSSFSRDGLADADVKTLDYLGLAETPQQTRATLARPADIMMQQQQQHQQHQQQQQQQQHQAPSLPPLLAELTMLNRGTNRFRSYSVNAKEKYAEDEEEFGAHYSGIPSGTLTPSAAATAAQLAATQAQIHQHNLAVQAFANQASASRPRARTAGVLDTPPQRSAIRNYLATPSRLDNSISAADLRIAEAGEYDELQEAVQMMQLGGLGTMRPGQEVAEENNLEGPTRALWIGSIPVSTTVTSLDAIFSMYGKIESTRVLTHKNCGFVNFERVESAIQAKSLLNGKEIFPGAGPVRIGYAKVPVTPASETPGHSDSQSSPTPDPNASGQQGDGAAGSGKEEGRVNSPKIPELPKLLPEMAQIVTEFGASENECMHISQNIQRAISYQSFNDEIAPIPEPSQTRTFDAPKLRDIRKRIDNGACSVQEIEETAKTMLPEIAELSSDYLGNTVVQKLFEFCSEATKEEMLVPIAPHLAEIGVHKNGTWAAQKIIDVAKTHTQKQMIVESLRPYTVPLFLDQYGNYVLQCCLRFGPPYNDFIFETMLSRMWEIAQGRFGARAMRACLESHHATKDQQRMLASAIALHSVQLATNANGALLLTWFLDTCNFPHRRTVLAPRLVPHLVHLCTHKVAYLTVLKIVNQRNEPEAREIILKALFFSSGDETLENILKDQVSGATLIFKVLTTPFFEESMRAEVVKTVAKVLTKLKTSPSQGYKRLMDEVGLSSRNGPSRDTHHGRDHGNGQEKNQGRQPPRQPAANVPPQPERQYSGQFPPNIPPQSFNSPSNMTRSVSSDHNLLPFDPYSLGGINTQVPLGNFNAMNAPGFGADPVNSLNPQVQYQNFLAAQSRGMSPQGAFYSGMPTNGFGGYPTNATSIDAFRTMQTHSSPIPGPPAQLSTNPMMQQPAFAAPSQFSPITTPVMGAGQLYGYPQPFYQQPQPSQGSAPGGRRGRR; encoded by the exons ATGGCACCCTCCTCAAGACCGGACAGCCATCTTAATCTTAGCTACCTCCCGACGGGCCAGCCACGCTCGGGAACATCGACCGGAAGCTCGTCTCCCAGCGAACTACAGGCGCCAGGCTCGATGAAATCCGCATTTGGAGGATCAAATGGCCTAGTCAGCGCAGGTGGATCAATCGGAAGTGCGAGAAGGACGGCTGGCTCCCCTTCCCACGAACTCAGCGCTCGCATCTACTCCAAGCG GGCAAGAGAGATCCAAGCTCAAGAAGGGGTGACTCCGAATATCTGGGGTCCTCCAACCAGCGGAAACTCAACACCTTTGCGAGAAAACATCCCCGAGTCCCCCGGTCAGGATGAATTTCCAGATTTAATCCCACTGCCAGAGACGAACATCCAGAGCCCAGCGCGACGCACACGGGCTGACACGGTTCCCTCTCGATTCTCTCCAGTCGGGCCTCTCAACGGCGTCAACGTCCAGTCGTCCATAATTTCCAAAACCTCTAGACCTACCCCATCGACCAGTCCGTTTCGTCCTCCTGGCCTAGAAACCCCAAGGACTTCGGCTCCGGGAAGCGGAGTCCTTCTATCTCGACTTCGAGCAGGGTCTATGCCACAGCGCACGACCGTCCTTGGAAACAGTAACCCCTTTGGCCCCTCTCTCTTCTCGACCAACTGGGCTTCAGGCCGTGACCGCGCTACTACTCTGACCAGCATCCGCTCCTCGGAAGGACCCACGTCTCCGTCGCAGTCTTCCTTTTCGCGAGACGGCTTAGCCGACGCTGACGTGAAAACTTTGGATTATCTTGGCCTCGCAGAAACTCCACAACAGACAAGGGCGACACTGGCGCGTCCTGCTGATATCATGAtgcagcaacaacagcagcaccagcagcaccagcagcagcagcaacaacaacaacaccaAGCTCCCTCTTTGCCTCCGCTGCTTGCTGAGCTAACGATGCTGAACAGGGGTACGAACAGGTTCCGCTCATACTCTGTCAATGCAAAGGAAAAGTATgccgaagatgaagaagagttTGGGGCTCACTATTCGGGTATACCATCTGGAACCTTGACCCCTTCAGCTGCAGCCACAGCAGCTCAGTTGGCTGCAACTCAGGCTCAGATTCATCAGCATAACCTCGCTGTTCAAGCATTTGCAAACCAGGCGTCGGCAAGCCGGCCACGCGCTCGTACCGCCGGTGTGCTAGACACCCCACCTCAGCGATCGGCGATCCGTAACTACCTTGCGACTCCTTCCAGACTAGACAACAGTATCAGCGCCGCGGATTTACGAATTGCTGAAGCAGGGGAATATGACGAGTTGCAGGAAGCCGTCCAGATGATGCAACTAGGAGGCCTTGGGACAATGCGACCCGGCCAGGAAGTGGCCGAGGAAAACAATCTCGAAGGACCAACCCGGGCGCTTTGGATTGGGAGCATACCCGTCTCGACAACTGTTACCTCTTTGGATGCTATTTTCAGCATGTATGGCAAAATTGAGTCGACTAGAGTGCTGACCCACAAAAATTGTGGATTCGTCAACTTCGAGCGCGTAGAGAGCGCGATCCAAGCCAAGTCGCTTTTGAATGGCAAGGAAATCTTTCCCGGTGCCGGCCCTGTCCGTATTGGTTATGCAAAGGTCCCGGTGACACCAGCTTCTGAGACTCCTGGTCACAGCGATTCTCAGTCGTCTCCAACACCGGATCCAAATGCTTCCGGCCAGCAAGGTGACGGTGCAGCAGGCTCTGGCAAGGAAGAAGGGCGTGTCAATTCTCCGAAGATCCCCGAGCTACCCAAATTGCTTCCAGAGATGGCCCAAATTGTAACAGAATTCGGTGCGTCAGAGAACGAATGCATGCATATTAGCCAGAATATCCAGAGAGCAATCAGCTATCAGTCTTTCAATGACGAGATTGCTCCAATCCCCGAGCCGAGCCAAACTCGAACTTTCGATGCTCCCAAACTCAGAGACATCCGAAAACGCATTGACAATGGAGCATGCAGTGTCCAAGAGATTGAGGAGACCGCTAAAACCATGCTTCCTGAAATCGCAGAACTATCCTCAGATTACTTGGGTAATACTGTGGTGCAGAAGCTGTTTGAGTTCTGTTCTGAAGCCACCAAGGAAGAGATGCTCGTTCCGATCGCCCCTCATCTTGCAGAAATCGGCGTACATAAGAACGGCACCTGGGCTGCACAGAAGATTATAGATGTAGCGAAGACTCACACCCAAAAACAAATGATCGTCGAAAGCCTACGACCATACACTGTTCCACTATTCCTTGACCAGTACGGAAATTATGTCCTGCAATGCTGTCTTCGCTTCGGGCCGCCCTACAATGACTTCATTTTTGAGACGATGCTTAGTCGGATGTGGGAAATTGCACAGGGAAGATTCGGCGCAAGAGCGATGAGAGCGTGTCTAGAAAGCCACCATGCCACGAAGGACCAGCAACGAATGCTTGCGTCTGCCATTGCTCTTCATAGCGTCCAGTTGGCAACTAATGCCAATGGGGCTCTGCTGTTGACATGGTTCCTGGATACTTGCAATTTCCCTCATCGCCGCACTGTGCTCGCTCCTCGACTCGTTCCACACTTGGTGCATCTCTGTACGCACAAGGTAGCCTATCTGACTGTATTGAAAATTGTGAACCAAAGGAATGAGCCAGAAGCGAGAGAGATTATCCTGAAAGCATTATTCTTCAGCTCAGGAGATGAAACTCTAGAGAACATCCTCAAGGACCAGGTGTCCGGTGCGACATTGATCTTTAAGGTTCTCACCACACCTTTCTTCGAAGAGAGCATGCGTGCTGAAGTGGTAAAAACCGTGGCGAAAGTCCTCACGAAGCTAAAAACTTCGCCAAGCCAAGGATATAAGCGCCTGATGGACGAAGTTGGACTTTCTTCACGAAATGGACCATCGCGGGATACTCATCACGGTAGGGATCACGGAAATGGCCAAGAAAAGAACCAAGGAAGACAGCCTCCCAGGCAGCCCGCCGCAAATGTTCCACCTCAGCCCGAAAGGCAATACAGCGGACAGTTCCCGCCCAATATACCTCCTCAATCTTTCAACTCTCCATCCAACATGACCCGATCCGTTTCATCCGACCACAACCTTCTTCCCTTCGATCCCTACTCGCTCGGTGGAATAAACACTCAGGTTCCACTTGGTAACTTCAATGCCATGAATGCCCCCGGTTTTGGTGCCGACCCTGTCAACTCTCTTAACCCACAAGTGCAATACCAAAATTTCCTGGCTGCTCAATCCCGTGGAATGTCTCCACAGGGAGCATTCTACTCGGGAATGCCAACGAACGGTTTTGGTGGTTATCCAACAAACGCTACTTCGATAGATGCATTCCGTACCATGCAAACCCACAGTTCTCCGATTCCCGGACCACCGGCGCAGCTTAGCACCAATCCGATGATGCAGCAGCCTGCATTTGCTGCACCTTCGCAATTCAGCCCTATCACAACTCCGGTTATGGGCGCTGGTCAGCTGTATGGCTACCCACAACCTTTCTATCAGCAGCCCCAGCCTTCGCAGGGGTCTGCTCCCGGTGGCCGCCGAGGACGT AGATAA
- the YUH1 gene encoding ubiquitinyl hydrolase 1 (EggNog:ENOG410PFJZ~COG:O~MEROPS:MER0000836~BUSCO:11938at33183), with protein MADNPDSTKAFVPLENNPEVMSHLVHQLGLSPALGFADVFSIDDPELIAFVPRPSHALLLVFPISPAYESARIAEDSSKSEYTGSGPNEPVTWFKQTIRNACGLIGLLHAVSNGEPRKNVTQGSDLETLLRDAEPLDPIKRADLLYESSALESAHADAARRGDTEAPQADANVDLHFVCFVKGDDGRLWELDGRRKGPLDRGMLEEGEDMLSEKALKAGVRKFLESEAAGGAGDLRFSLVSLGPAFD; from the exons ATGGCAGACAATCCAGACTCTACCAAAGCATTCGTACCCCTCG AAAACAACCCGGAGGTGATGTCCCACCTCGTCCACCAACTCGGTCTCTCCCCCGCTCTCGGTTTCGCCGACGTTTTTAGCATCGACGACCCAGAGCTTATCGCTTTCGTCCCCCGTCCCTCCCACGCGCTACTCCTCGTCTTCCCCATCTCTCCCGCCTATGAATCCGCGCGCATAGCCGAAGACTCCTCCAAATCCGAATATACTGGCTCGGGCCCCAACGAACCCGTGACGTGGTTCAAACAAACTATCCGCAACGCATGCGGTCTCATCGGCCTCCTGCATGCAGTCTCCAACGGCGAACCGCGAAAAAACGTCACCCAGGGATCTGATCTTGAAACGCTCCTGCGCGATGCAGAGCCGTTGGATCCGATCAAGAGGGCAGATTTGTTGTATGAGAGCTCTGCGTTGGAGAGTGCGCATGCGGATGCTGCGAGGAGGGGGGATACGGAGGCCCCACAGGCGGATGCGAATGTGGATTTACACTTTGTGTGTTTTGTAAAAGGTGATGACGGTCGATTGTGGGAATTGGATGGGCGGAGAAAAGGTCCGTTGGATAGGGGAATGTTAGAGGAGGGAGAGGACATGTTGAGTGAGAAGGCCTTGAAAGCTGGGGTGAGAAAGTTTTTGGAGTCGGAGGCGGCTGGTGGTGCGGGTGATTTGAGGTTCAGTCTTGTCAGTCTGGGACCGGCATTTGACTAA